The proteins below are encoded in one region of Bacteriovorax sp. Seq25_V:
- a CDS encoding pitrilysin family protein, with the protein MKYEIDRLKNNLEVIFVDLPGSNVATAQIWFRAGSTLEAREDHGIAHFLEHMFFKGTQTRPGAAIAHEVESFGGEINAFTSFDYTCYYINTPNSNLNQTLDILLDMVSNPQFKIEDLIPEREVVFEEFRRSIDSPNQYSFHKIQKSSFTGGYAHAILGNEKTIKNFSREQLMNFREKYYNSSNSFLVVAGDISRKEEIIKKIESFELPNGNAAKKPSFKLKSKPTIEMHNKDVRMGQLSLTIQSPGMDHKSAAAEDLAYNTLGHGESSPLHKALVLKDSIANHCASSTMFFCEGGIHFLRINFPVENYKKVIKLLEDTLGNIIKNGISSEDITKIKNQYIASKVYSKESIESFAFALGSSYAQTENIESENIFIERIRKTTLKEVNAAYQDIFSRPMHISLQLPKSEQLENYKKPLETLSKNISRHTKPIKSENYKVTKSKYDPNTSLYEVIPGINLLYRHNPMTPTFVLHAYLKGGITEETQKTSGIYSITASLLTKGYKGVSQEALRHDLENKSASLSHFSGKNAFGLTMHGQTDHFKELSNHFLKSLMEPSFQQKHLTHEIKMIKRSLDAQKEDATKNCFRLATEKLFAGHPYGQSIIGTEDSIKKIKRADIVKLHDDNLKKREILFTYCGDLTAEEVIEEIKLHTKSLKARKIVKLKAKPVKKLKAETLHLDFDREQTQIFIGTQTKSLSSKENTVLKMITTHLSGQSSELFVDVRDRKGLCYVAQPVHMNALEAGYWGIYMASGHDKVEAAIDAIKTIIDRLSKEGLSKQDFDRIKIMIEGQNQLNLQVNDDYANVYSVPTLQGKGLDYFHESNKEISTLKYADFQKELKSAFSKNWITVTVGR; encoded by the coding sequence ATGAAATACGAAATTGATAGATTAAAAAACAACCTCGAAGTTATCTTCGTTGATTTACCAGGTAGTAACGTTGCGACAGCTCAGATTTGGTTTAGAGCTGGAAGCACACTTGAAGCCAGGGAAGATCATGGAATTGCACACTTTCTCGAGCATATGTTTTTCAAAGGAACGCAAACGAGACCTGGAGCAGCCATTGCTCACGAAGTGGAGTCGTTCGGTGGTGAGATTAATGCATTCACATCTTTTGATTACACTTGCTATTACATCAATACTCCCAACTCAAATCTAAATCAAACACTAGATATTCTTCTCGACATGGTTTCTAATCCACAATTTAAAATTGAAGATCTTATTCCAGAGCGTGAAGTAGTTTTTGAAGAATTCAGAAGAAGTATTGATAGTCCAAATCAATACTCTTTTCATAAGATTCAAAAGTCTTCTTTCACTGGTGGTTATGCTCACGCAATTCTAGGAAATGAAAAAACAATTAAAAACTTCTCACGCGAACAGCTAATGAACTTTCGTGAAAAATATTACAATAGTTCGAACTCCTTTCTTGTCGTTGCTGGAGATATTTCAAGAAAAGAAGAGATCATCAAGAAGATTGAATCTTTCGAGCTTCCAAATGGAAATGCTGCAAAGAAGCCATCATTTAAGCTGAAGTCGAAACCGACAATTGAAATGCACAACAAAGATGTTAGGATGGGACAGCTATCCCTTACGATTCAATCTCCTGGAATGGATCATAAATCAGCAGCAGCTGAAGACCTGGCCTATAATACTTTGGGACATGGGGAAAGTTCACCATTACACAAAGCTCTTGTTCTTAAGGACTCTATTGCTAATCACTGTGCTTCATCTACAATGTTTTTCTGTGAAGGTGGCATTCATTTTTTAAGAATCAATTTTCCTGTCGAAAACTATAAGAAAGTTATAAAGCTTCTTGAAGATACACTTGGAAATATTATAAAAAATGGTATTTCATCAGAAGATATTACTAAAATTAAGAATCAATACATTGCTTCTAAAGTGTATTCAAAAGAATCGATTGAGTCTTTTGCCTTTGCTCTAGGAAGCAGTTATGCACAGACCGAAAATATTGAAAGTGAGAATATTTTCATCGAAAGAATTAGAAAGACCACTTTAAAAGAAGTTAATGCCGCATACCAAGATATTTTCTCGCGCCCAATGCACATTAGCCTTCAACTTCCAAAGTCTGAGCAGTTAGAAAACTACAAGAAACCACTTGAGACACTTTCAAAAAATATTTCAAGACATACAAAGCCCATTAAGAGCGAAAATTACAAAGTCACGAAGTCAAAGTATGATCCGAATACTTCCCTTTATGAAGTTATTCCGGGAATTAATTTATTATATCGTCACAACCCAATGACTCCGACTTTCGTTCTTCACGCCTACCTTAAAGGTGGAATTACTGAAGAAACACAAAAAACGAGTGGAATTTACAGTATTACAGCAAGTCTCCTCACAAAAGGTTACAAAGGGGTTTCACAGGAAGCATTAAGACATGATCTTGAAAATAAATCAGCAAGCCTTAGTCACTTCTCTGGAAAAAATGCTTTTGGATTAACGATGCATGGTCAAACAGACCACTTTAAGGAGTTGAGTAATCATTTCCTTAAGTCTTTGATGGAACCGTCTTTTCAACAAAAGCATCTTACACATGAAATCAAAATGATTAAGAGAAGCTTAGATGCTCAAAAAGAAGATGCTACAAAAAATTGTTTCAGATTAGCTACAGAGAAGCTCTTTGCAGGACACCCTTATGGACAAAGTATCATTGGCACTGAGGATTCAATTAAAAAAATCAAAAGAGCTGATATAGTCAAACTTCATGATGACAATCTCAAAAAGCGAGAGATTCTTTTTACATATTGTGGAGACCTAACAGCAGAAGAAGTAATTGAAGAAATCAAACTACATACAAAATCACTAAAGGCACGTAAAATTGTAAAACTCAAGGCGAAGCCAGTGAAGAAACTTAAGGCGGAAACACTTCATCTCGATTTTGATCGCGAACAAACGCAAATCTTTATTGGTACGCAGACAAAGTCGCTTTCTAGCAAAGAAAATACTGTTTTAAAAATGATTACAACTCACCTTTCTGGTCAATCTTCTGAACTTTTTGTAGATGTTCGAGACAGAAAAGGACTTTGTTATGTAGCCCAGCCAGTACATATGAATGCTCTTGAAGCTGGTTACTGGGGGATCTACATGGCCAGTGGTCATGATAAAGTTGAAGCAGCAATTGATGCCATTAAAACTATTATCGATAGACTTAGTAAAGAAGGTCTTTCAAAACAAGACTTCGATCGTATTAAGATAATGATAGAGGGACAAAATCAACTCAATCTTCAAGTTAATGATGATTATGCAAATGTCTACTCTGTTCCAACTTTACAAGGAAAGGGACTTGATTATTTCCATGAGTCTAATAAAGAAATTTCTACTTTGAAGTATGCCGATTTCCAAAAGGAACTTAAATCTGCTTTCTCAAAAAATTGGATTACTGTTACTGTTGGAAGATGA
- a CDS encoding coproporphyrinogen-III oxidase family protein, whose amino-acid sequence MHLNSLYLHYPFCRHLCNYCDFYKNVPKNDDEVTKFEALLGQMIVRQKSLMSELGYQWGDLETIYIGGGTPSLWGRRGAGYIRNFLLNEKVSITSNCEFTLEVNPGSWTSEGLEDWKKSGVNRFSLGIQSLDSRFIKLLDRVHNIDDVYATLEKFKEMDANFSVDFMLGLPQSETLNRDVIKELETILTYNPSHISLYILTTKDHYVHQSTIPSDEWIEKEYLAVSEYLQKNGFEHYEVSNFAKKGMASKHNLRYWQMKSVGALGPSATGYLSEKNYRYKWKVSTADFVPEVLEKKDVVLETLYMNLRISDGLSLTFFNDKEKDEQLAVIAESWINRGLGEIRGRRIILNSRGFLILDFLMDEIFSKINF is encoded by the coding sequence TTGCACCTCAATTCCCTTTATTTACATTATCCGTTTTGTCGTCATCTTTGCAATTACTGTGATTTCTACAAGAATGTGCCTAAAAATGATGATGAAGTCACAAAATTTGAAGCTCTTTTAGGGCAAATGATTGTGAGACAAAAGAGCTTAATGTCCGAACTCGGTTACCAGTGGGGGGATCTTGAAACTATCTACATTGGTGGTGGAACCCCTTCTTTGTGGGGAAGGAGAGGTGCAGGCTATATTAGGAATTTTCTACTTAATGAGAAAGTATCAATAACTTCAAACTGTGAATTCACACTGGAGGTAAATCCTGGTAGTTGGACAAGTGAAGGACTCGAAGATTGGAAAAAAAGTGGAGTAAATCGCTTTTCATTGGGAATACAATCCCTGGATTCACGTTTCATTAAGCTACTTGATAGAGTTCACAATATTGATGATGTCTATGCGACACTCGAAAAATTTAAGGAGATGGATGCAAATTTCTCGGTAGATTTTATGTTAGGGCTTCCACAGTCAGAGACACTTAATAGAGATGTTATTAAAGAGCTTGAAACAATTTTGACATATAATCCAAGTCATATCTCTCTCTATATTCTTACGACGAAAGATCACTACGTTCATCAAAGTACAATCCCATCAGATGAATGGATTGAAAAAGAATACTTAGCAGTTAGTGAGTATCTTCAAAAGAATGGATTTGAGCACTACGAAGTCTCAAATTTTGCGAAAAAAGGAATGGCATCAAAGCATAACCTACGTTACTGGCAAATGAAGTCGGTTGGAGCTCTAGGGCCATCTGCGACGGGATATCTAAGTGAAAAGAATTATCGCTATAAATGGAAAGTTTCCACAGCTGATTTTGTGCCTGAAGTACTAGAGAAAAAAGATGTAGTATTAGAAACTCTTTATATGAATCTAAGAATAAGTGACGGATTATCTCTGACATTTTTTAACGATAAAGAGAAAGATGAACAATTGGCTGTTATCGCCGAGTCATGGATAAATAGGGGGCTTGGAGAGATTCGAGGGAGAAGAATTATTTTGAATTCTCGTGGTTTTTTAATTCTCGATTTTTTAATGGATGAAATCTTTTCCAAAATCAACTTCTAG
- a CDS encoding nucleotide exchange factor GrpE, which translates to MSETETTNEEVMKEAKKASEEAHEALEEVREVEAEVQELRDEVSEEKKELEEFKNKFYYLAAEMENMKKRHDRDLQNQIKFGSEKILKNLLDVVDNLERTMMAIEKDEDDKVKNIYTGIDMVKNQFLDVLKQNGLEQVEAIGKIFDPNFHEALAQQPAEGKQDDEVIQVYQQGYSLNGRLIRAAKVVVAKN; encoded by the coding sequence ATGTCGGAAACTGAAACAACAAATGAAGAAGTTATGAAAGAAGCAAAGAAAGCTTCTGAAGAAGCTCATGAGGCGCTAGAAGAAGTTAGAGAGGTAGAAGCTGAAGTTCAAGAGTTGAGAGATGAAGTTTCTGAGGAAAAGAAAGAATTAGAAGAGTTTAAAAATAAATTCTACTATCTTGCAGCTGAGATGGAGAATATGAAGAAGAGACATGATAGAGACCTTCAAAATCAAATTAAGTTTGGTTCTGAAAAGATCTTAAAAAATCTTCTGGATGTTGTAGATAATTTAGAAAGAACAATGATGGCCATTGAAAAAGATGAAGACGATAAAGTAAAAAACATCTACACAGGTATCGATATGGTTAAGAATCAGTTCTTAGACGTTTTAAAGCAAAATGGATTAGAGCAAGTTGAAGCAATTGGAAAAATCTTTGATCCAAACTTTCATGAAGCATTGGCGCAACAGCCAGCTGAAGGAAAGCAAGATGATGAAGTTATTCAAGTATATCAACAAGGTTATAGCCTAAATGGTAGATTGATTAGAGCAGCAAAAGTAGTAGTAGCAAAAAATTAA
- a CDS encoding prolyl oligopeptidase family protein codes for MEDKYLWLEEVEGSEALSWVNDRNTITEKYFEQIDSFKKDTEDALAIYNDKDKLLSVNFVGDYVFNYFSDENNNIGLLRRMLVSDFNQKKTNWELVIDFDILSAAENKKWVYQGLVAAPNKKRAIIFISDGGKDEYVTRELDLDTLQFVEKNPFNFTPSKGWLDYLDNDRVICTHVVNEDDNNRSGYPRRVRIVNRGEHINNSNAIYEADKGGAFCYPFVCDDQAFILDRSSFFEGKLLQIKKQGILELEVPPRHTFYGVVSGFLIISINEDWDGFYSGDLLAVQYDDLGKVKDSKLIYHPKDRESFEYSYVAKDKVILILDRDIRGNLLEFNFDSESETWRCTEITFEKELNITAVISSEDRNDYYFYSSSFNSPTTLSYKDEKGISNIQFGSSFFDYDDVVVNQEYAKSKDGTMVPYFIMHKKDVVYDGTNKTIQYGYGGFEIALKPSFSNLTGKLWLDKGYVYVVANIRGGGEFGPSWHQAALKHNRHKAYEDFFAVSEKLIEDKVTSPEHLGAWGGSNGGLLMGVCMTQRPDLYNAIICAVPLLDMLRYHKLLAGASWIGEYGDPEIEEDYEYLASYSPYQNLKVNDNFPKVLFKTSTKDDRVHPGHARKMVAKCIELGADSLYFENINGGHAGSSSNDEYAVDKAMAYSFFEINL; via the coding sequence ATGGAAGACAAGTATTTATGGTTAGAAGAGGTAGAAGGATCAGAAGCCCTAAGCTGGGTAAATGATCGAAATACGATAACTGAAAAATACTTTGAACAAATTGATAGCTTCAAGAAAGATACAGAAGATGCTCTCGCCATTTATAACGATAAAGATAAACTTCTCAGTGTTAATTTTGTAGGAGATTATGTTTTTAATTACTTCAGTGATGAGAACAATAATATTGGCCTTCTTCGAAGAATGCTTGTTTCTGACTTTAATCAAAAGAAGACAAATTGGGAGTTAGTAATTGATTTCGACATTCTTTCCGCAGCGGAGAATAAGAAGTGGGTTTATCAAGGTTTAGTAGCCGCACCAAACAAGAAACGTGCAATAATTTTCATTTCAGATGGTGGAAAAGATGAATATGTCACTCGTGAGCTTGATCTCGACACTCTTCAGTTTGTCGAAAAAAATCCTTTTAATTTCACACCTTCAAAAGGTTGGCTTGATTACTTAGATAATGATCGTGTTATATGTACTCATGTCGTGAATGAGGATGATAATAATAGGTCGGGATATCCTCGACGAGTAAGAATTGTAAATCGTGGTGAACATATAAATAACTCAAATGCGATTTACGAGGCCGATAAAGGAGGAGCATTTTGCTATCCATTTGTTTGCGATGATCAGGCTTTTATTTTAGACCGTAGTTCTTTTTTTGAAGGAAAACTATTACAGATTAAAAAGCAAGGTATCCTTGAACTAGAGGTCCCTCCACGTCACACTTTTTATGGTGTTGTTTCTGGATTTCTCATTATTTCTATCAATGAAGATTGGGATGGGTTTTATTCAGGGGATCTTTTAGCTGTTCAATATGACGATCTTGGAAAAGTTAAGGATTCGAAACTAATATATCACCCAAAAGATCGTGAATCATTTGAATACTCGTATGTCGCAAAAGATAAGGTCATCCTTATTCTTGATCGAGATATTCGAGGAAATCTTCTTGAGTTTAACTTTGATAGCGAAAGTGAGACTTGGAGATGTACTGAGATTACTTTTGAAAAAGAATTAAATATTACCGCAGTTATTTCATCAGAAGATCGTAATGATTATTACTTTTATTCATCTTCATTTAATTCTCCAACGACTTTAAGTTACAAGGATGAAAAGGGTATTTCAAATATTCAATTTGGCAGTTCTTTCTTTGATTATGATGATGTTGTTGTGAATCAAGAGTATGCAAAATCAAAAGATGGAACAATGGTTCCATACTTTATTATGCATAAGAAAGATGTTGTCTATGATGGGACTAATAAGACTATTCAGTATGGCTACGGTGGTTTTGAAATTGCACTGAAACCGAGTTTTTCAAATTTAACGGGTAAGCTATGGCTAGATAAGGGTTACGTCTATGTTGTTGCTAATATCAGAGGTGGCGGAGAATTTGGACCGAGTTGGCACCAAGCAGCTCTCAAGCACAATCGTCATAAGGCCTACGAAGATTTTTTCGCCGTTTCAGAGAAGCTTATTGAAGATAAAGTAACTTCTCCTGAGCATCTCGGAGCTTGGGGGGGAAGCAATGGTGGTCTTTTGATGGGAGTCTGTATGACACAAAGACCAGATCTTTATAATGCGATTATCTGTGCTGTTCCACTCCTTGATATGCTTCGCTATCATAAACTTTTAGCAGGGGCGAGTTGGATTGGTGAGTATGGTGATCCAGAAATTGAAGAAGATTATGAGTACTTGGCTTCTTATAGTCCTTATCAAAATTTGAAAGTGAATGATAACTTTCCAAAAGTGTTATTTAAAACTTCAACAAAAGACGATAGAGTTCACCCCGGGCACGCCCGAAAGATGGTAGCAAAATGTATTGAACTGGGTGCGGATAGTCTTTATTTTGAAAATATAAATGGTGGGCACGCTGGAAGTTCATCAAATGATGAGTACGCAGTTGATAAAGCAATGGCCTATTCTTTCTTTGAGATTAATCTTTAG
- the nhaC gene encoding Na+/H+ antiporter NhaC, whose protein sequence is MKKPTLFLSLIPVILLVFLLIINVIIFKDDATSGANQTALLLSALVAGFIGHFIQGVSYSKIEEGIVESLTSSISAMNILIVIGALIGMWILSGTVPAMIYYGLKLISPVIFLPVACIICCITALATGSSWSTTGTIGIALLGIGETLGLPSGLIAGAIVSGAYFGDKMSPLSDTTNLAAAMAGTDLFKHIRHMTFTTGPAIIIAIILYAIFGFFYSGQALDEQSILTIQETLDKHFHISPFLFIPPAVVLFMIRKRVSALPAIAFGILAGAVVALIFQGEMISQIMGDNSIKSFYTILTKVSYGGFEFETGHKVIDSLLNRGGMKGMLSTLWLIISAMILGGTLEATGMLQTIASAILKLVTGAGSLIGATLASCLFLNATASDQYLAIVVSGRMFKTAYDDYDLEPENLSRALEDSATVTSPLIPWNSCGAYESGVLGVSTLTYAPYAFFNYISPLIALFFAAMKIGIKKKVQDKA, encoded by the coding sequence ATGAAAAAACCAACTTTATTTTTATCACTTATCCCCGTTATACTTCTAGTTTTTCTCTTAATTATTAATGTCATCATTTTCAAAGATGATGCTACATCAGGGGCCAACCAAACAGCACTCCTACTAAGTGCCCTAGTTGCAGGCTTTATTGGACATTTCATCCAAGGAGTCAGTTATAGCAAAATAGAAGAAGGTATTGTTGAGTCTTTAACTTCATCAATTTCTGCCATGAACATATTAATTGTCATTGGAGCTTTAATTGGAATGTGGATCTTGTCAGGTACCGTTCCAGCAATGATTTATTATGGATTAAAGCTAATATCTCCAGTCATTTTTTTACCAGTAGCTTGCATCATCTGTTGCATCACAGCTCTTGCAACAGGAAGTAGTTGGTCAACAACTGGAACTATCGGTATTGCCTTACTTGGGATAGGAGAAACTTTAGGACTCCCATCTGGGCTAATCGCGGGGGCAATTGTTTCAGGTGCTTACTTTGGAGATAAGATGTCTCCACTCTCAGATACTACTAATCTTGCAGCAGCTATGGCCGGGACTGATTTGTTTAAACATATTAGACATATGACATTTACTACCGGACCAGCAATTATCATAGCGATCATACTCTATGCTATATTTGGTTTTTTCTATTCAGGTCAGGCTCTTGATGAACAATCAATCCTCACAATTCAAGAGACACTTGATAAACATTTTCACATCTCACCTTTTCTGTTTATTCCACCTGCGGTTGTATTATTTATGATTAGAAAGAGAGTCTCAGCATTACCAGCGATAGCATTTGGTATTCTTGCTGGAGCAGTTGTTGCACTTATTTTTCAAGGAGAAATGATCTCACAAATTATGGGTGACAATAGTATAAAGAGTTTCTATACGATTTTAACAAAGGTCTCATATGGTGGTTTTGAGTTTGAAACTGGCCATAAAGTGATTGATTCACTTCTAAACCGAGGAGGAATGAAAGGTATGCTTTCAACTCTTTGGTTAATTATTTCTGCAATGATCCTTGGGGGAACACTTGAAGCAACTGGTATGCTACAAACAATTGCATCTGCAATTTTAAAGCTTGTAACCGGAGCCGGAAGCTTGATCGGCGCCACTCTAGCAAGTTGTTTATTTCTAAATGCTACGGCATCAGATCAGTACCTTGCAATTGTTGTCTCGGGTAGAATGTTTAAGACTGCTTATGATGACTATGATCTTGAGCCAGAGAATTTATCTCGTGCACTAGAAGATTCTGCGACTGTTACATCACCATTAATTCCTTGGAATAGTTGTGGTGCCTACGAATCTGGAGTATTAGGAGTTAGCACTCTAACATATGCTCCTTATGCGTTCTTTAATTACATTAGTCCATTGATTGCTTTGTTTTTTGCGGCGATGAAGATTGGGATAAAAAAGAAAGTTCAGGATAAGGCATAA
- a CDS encoding AarF/UbiB family protein: MFLTIVSCGHVDKRGPDSINDEINIIAGQQWKNLKQERKLEVYKIRNNLIKFMLESCYKTDAQKIEAFKQAQAYLVDSTEKLGFNIKNDKLGNSDVYKVILDPPRWTLKDEVEWMNAQVKKTNPSALNVDGTSYLSHLSALDIGSLPDIQENDVFSNQDLSELMTALKSNNASDEVPLLVVNKFENKVTTYFDKIRNLGTELAATGQVNIGNEEAEKFFVKFLDYYYSNVDISVIKNILNDVVDIGREPTQMELVQVMFKNSGPGLGKTLQQMGKDPNMGDSLAEVISVLEDDGKAVPQYLVERTVKADKGGFRVSKISEKPLGTGTMAQVNKASLTRNGISEVVALRFLKPGIEARVNEDLKILKDFIEKMGNEGELSEDFLPSARKLVESISTFLKSELDIADAIKKQDYARKVYEQKINVVIDKKKYEVDIKVPKVYYPETGKKTKLHIQEFITFGEKFSSLDDKFARSAVAKAIMQTWFEEALIKSGFVHSDLHQGNFTVRNVTPDSAQVVLFDFGMSETLTKDTRQSFIMIGAGVEFKKPALIADGILLMDKEKASRQARKELIKKITAEINHIDKTEDWIVWALKEGHLKNDQLGTLARGGVLVSQLGKIVGNETMHEDIVEDLLAKNAIKAFGKNSDFPLTKGQVFRIGTSSCAKSIKSFFSFGKSK, translated from the coding sequence ATGTTTTTAACAATTGTTTCTTGTGGTCATGTTGATAAACGTGGACCAGATTCTATAAATGATGAAATTAATATCATTGCCGGCCAACAGTGGAAGAATCTAAAGCAAGAGCGAAAATTAGAAGTCTATAAGATTAGAAATAACTTAATCAAATTTATGCTTGAGAGTTGCTACAAAACTGATGCTCAAAAAATAGAAGCATTTAAGCAAGCTCAAGCTTATCTAGTCGATTCAACTGAAAAACTTGGATTTAATATTAAAAACGATAAGCTTGGAAATTCTGATGTTTATAAAGTTATTTTAGATCCTCCTAGATGGACTCTTAAAGACGAAGTTGAGTGGATGAATGCTCAGGTAAAGAAAACTAATCCTTCTGCTTTAAATGTAGATGGGACTTCATACCTCTCTCACTTATCTGCACTTGATATTGGAAGTCTTCCTGACATTCAAGAGAATGATGTTTTTTCTAATCAAGATTTAAGTGAATTGATGACAGCTTTAAAGTCAAACAATGCTTCTGATGAAGTTCCACTACTAGTCGTCAATAAGTTTGAGAATAAGGTAACTACTTATTTTGATAAAATTAGAAACCTTGGAACAGAGCTAGCTGCAACAGGACAAGTTAATATTGGAAACGAGGAAGCTGAAAAATTCTTTGTAAAGTTCCTCGATTACTATTATTCAAATGTCGATATCAGTGTGATTAAAAATATATTAAATGATGTCGTTGATATTGGAAGAGAGCCAACTCAAATGGAGCTGGTGCAAGTTATGTTCAAAAATTCTGGACCAGGTCTTGGGAAAACATTACAGCAAATGGGGAAAGATCCAAATATGGGTGATTCCCTCGCCGAAGTGATATCAGTTTTAGAAGATGATGGAAAAGCTGTTCCACAATATTTAGTTGAGAGAACAGTTAAAGCTGATAAAGGTGGATTTAGAGTATCTAAAATCAGTGAGAAGCCTCTTGGGACTGGAACTATGGCCCAGGTTAACAAAGCAAGTCTAACGAGAAATGGCATAAGTGAAGTTGTCGCACTGAGGTTTTTAAAACCTGGAATTGAAGCAAGGGTGAACGAAGACCTAAAAATCTTAAAGGACTTTATAGAAAAAATGGGTAATGAGGGCGAATTGTCAGAAGACTTTCTTCCTAGTGCAAGAAAACTCGTAGAAAGTATTTCAACTTTCTTAAAGTCAGAGCTTGATATTGCTGATGCCATTAAAAAACAAGATTATGCTAGAAAAGTATATGAGCAAAAAATAAATGTTGTAATTGATAAAAAGAAGTACGAAGTGGATATTAAAGTACCTAAGGTTTATTATCCGGAGACGGGTAAGAAAACGAAACTTCATATTCAAGAGTTTATTACATTTGGAGAAAAATTCTCTTCTCTCGATGATAAATTTGCTAGGTCTGCAGTTGCTAAGGCGATAATGCAAACATGGTTTGAAGAAGCATTAATTAAATCTGGATTTGTGCATAGTGATCTTCACCAAGGTAACTTTACTGTTCGAAATGTTACCCCAGACTCGGCACAGGTTGTTCTTTTTGACTTTGGGATGAGTGAAACTTTGACCAAAGATACCCGCCAATCATTTATCATGATTGGTGCAGGTGTTGAATTTAAGAAGCCTGCTTTGATTGCAGATGGTATCCTTTTAATGGATAAAGAGAAAGCCAGCAGACAAGCTCGAAAAGAGCTAATCAAAAAAATTACAGCAGAAATTAATCATATTGATAAAACTGAAGATTGGATTGTTTGGGCCTTAAAAGAGGGGCATCTTAAAAATGATCAGCTTGGAACTTTGGCACGTGGTGGAGTTCTCGTCTCTCAACTAGGAAAAATCGTCGGTAATGAAACAATGCATGAAGATATTGTAGAAGACCTTTTGGCTAAAAATGCAATTAAGGCCTTTGGGAAAAATAGTGATTTTCCTTTAACTAAAGGACAAGTATTTAGAATTGGGACGTCATCTTGTGCTAAAAGCATCAAGAGTTTTTTTTCTTTCGGTAAGTCTAAGTAA
- a CDS encoding S1/P1 nuclease, whose translation MKIFKVALLGAFSLNAFSWATNGHRIVGEVASHYVNKETKTQVSKILKGYSLADVANWADFIKSDPTWRKANPWHYVTIKDGQTYATSEKVKEGDVVWAINNFCGVLGNKKAKGQDREEALKFLVHFVGDIHQPLHVGTGKDRGGNDVELKWFKEDVNLHQVWDDHLIKMQDYSYTEYTKFLNHPVKSEIAKWKKSTIEDWIQDAVAQREAVYDIVKNSKDYAKYGEYKYNYNNIGNLNANLFKAGVRLAATIEKCLKNGKM comes from the coding sequence ATGAAAATTTTTAAAGTGGCTCTTCTTGGAGCATTCTCATTAAATGCTTTTTCTTGGGCAACTAATGGTCACCGTATTGTAGGTGAGGTTGCTTCACATTACGTAAACAAAGAAACTAAAACTCAAGTTTCAAAAATACTTAAAGGTTACTCTCTTGCTGATGTTGCAAACTGGGCCGATTTTATTAAGTCTGATCCTACTTGGAGAAAAGCAAATCCTTGGCACTATGTAACAATTAAAGATGGTCAAACATACGCGACTTCAGAAAAAGTCAAAGAAGGTGATGTAGTTTGGGCCATAAATAATTTCTGCGGTGTTCTTGGAAACAAGAAAGCTAAGGGCCAGGATCGTGAAGAAGCATTGAAATTCCTTGTACACTTTGTGGGAGATATTCATCAACCGCTTCATGTTGGCACAGGAAAAGATCGAGGCGGAAATGATGTTGAGCTTAAGTGGTTCAAGGAAGATGTAAATCTTCACCAGGTTTGGGATGATCATTTAATAAAGATGCAGGACTATTCATACACTGAGTATACTAAGTTTTTGAATCATCCTGTAAAATCTGAGATTGCAAAATGGAAGAAATCTACAATTGAAGACTGGATTCAAGATGCTGTAGCTCAAAGAGAAGCGGTTTATGACATCGTAAAAAATAGTAAAGATTACGCGAAGTACGGTGAATATAAGTACAATTATAACAATATTGGAAACCTGAACGCGAACTTATTTAAAGCTGGAGTCCGCCTCGCAGCAACCATTGAAAAGTGTCTTAAAAACGGGAAAATGTAA